One Nocardia iowensis DNA window includes the following coding sequences:
- a CDS encoding non-oxidative hydroxyarylic acid decarboxylases subunit D yields MCPRCDNTETHVLAHAPVADTWQVLQCTRCLYTWRTTEPPRRTQPELYPEQFRMTDTDINTAPEVPAIPPLHSTDQHS; encoded by the coding sequence ATGTGCCCGCGCTGTGACAACACCGAAACCCATGTTCTTGCCCACGCCCCGGTAGCCGACACGTGGCAGGTACTGCAGTGCACGCGCTGCCTCTACACCTGGCGCACCACCGAACCCCCGCGCCGCACTCAACCCGAGCTGTATCCCGAACAGTTCCGGATGACCGACACCGACATCAACACCGCACCCGAGGTCCCCGCCATTCCGCCGCTGCACTCAACCGACCAGCACAGCTGA
- a CDS encoding FAD-dependent oxidoreductase has translation MEKTIAIVGAGLGGLTLARVFQAHGVATTIYESETSATTRAQGGLLDIHEETGQVALRAAGLYDDFRTLVRPGEDAKRVVDRHGTILFDRPADPGSARPEVDRGELRRLLIDSLTPETIRWGHKLASIRHRPEGGCDLTFANGSAARADIVIGADGAWSTVRPLLTPATPRYSGTCFIEIALAPGDPNHRASVAAIGSGTLIAAAPGKGITVHRYANGLVRGYVVLNKPEGWMRSIDFGDPSAGLRQVCDEFDGWSPLLTAFVTASDAKPLLRPIYALPVGLRWDRTPGVTLVGDAAHLMSPFSGEGANLAMYDGADLASELVEQPDIEVALAAYEARLFPRSSEVADRSAQNLEIFYGPDAPQSVVTLFDNP, from the coding sequence ATGGAGAAGACCATCGCCATCGTCGGAGCGGGACTGGGCGGGCTGACGCTCGCCCGGGTGTTTCAGGCTCACGGCGTCGCCACGACGATCTACGAGAGCGAGACTTCGGCGACGACCCGCGCGCAGGGCGGCCTGCTCGACATCCACGAAGAGACCGGACAGGTCGCGCTTCGCGCAGCCGGTCTGTACGACGATTTTCGCACTCTGGTGCGCCCCGGCGAGGACGCCAAACGCGTGGTCGACCGCCACGGCACGATCCTGTTCGACCGACCCGCAGACCCCGGTTCGGCCCGTCCGGAGGTGGATCGTGGCGAACTCAGGCGCCTGCTCATCGACTCGCTGACGCCCGAGACGATCAGGTGGGGCCACAAGCTCGCCTCGATCCGGCACCGTCCGGAAGGTGGTTGCGACCTCACCTTCGCGAACGGTTCCGCCGCGCGCGCCGACATTGTCATCGGCGCGGACGGTGCCTGGTCCACGGTGCGTCCGCTGCTCACCCCTGCCACGCCTCGCTACAGCGGAACCTGCTTCATCGAGATCGCTCTTGCCCCAGGCGATCCGAACCATCGGGCTAGTGTGGCCGCAATCGGCAGCGGCACTCTGATAGCGGCCGCGCCGGGCAAAGGCATCACCGTCCATCGCTACGCCAACGGGCTCGTGCGCGGCTACGTGGTGCTGAACAAGCCCGAGGGGTGGATGAGGTCGATCGACTTCGGCGACCCGTCCGCTGGCCTGCGTCAAGTCTGCGACGAGTTCGACGGCTGGTCACCGCTGCTCACCGCCTTCGTGACAGCGAGCGACGCGAAACCGTTGCTCCGACCCATCTATGCCCTTCCCGTCGGGCTCAGATGGGACCGGACGCCCGGCGTGACGCTCGTCGGCGACGCCGCTCATTTGATGTCACCCTTTTCCGGCGAGGGCGCGAACCTCGCCATGTACGACGGTGCCGACCTGGCCAGCGAGCTGGTCGAGCAACCCGACATCGAGGTCGCGCTCGCCGCCTACGAAGCGCGGCTATTCCCGCGTAGTAGCGAGGTCGCCGACCGCTCGGCGCAGAACCTGGAGATCTTCTACGGCCCGGACGCACCGCAGAGCGTAGTCACTCTCTTCGATAACCCCTGA
- a CDS encoding zinc-binding dehydrogenase: MRAAVVHATGDIEIDEVADPVVREPTDAVVRVHASGICGTDLWLYRGDQQVEPGRRAGHEFVGEIIDAGPEVRTVAVGDFVIAPFRWSDGTCPYCLAGLHSSCPNGGVWGTGGVDGGQGEAVRVPFADGTLVRVPPPVHDSMLPKLLALSDVLATGRHAARCARVEHGSVAAVIGDGAVGLCAVLAAKSLGAQQVIALSHHTERAEIASRFGATDIVSERGEEAVARVLELTGGLGASAVLECVGGAQTWQTAIDIARDGATIGYVGKPVGIDGLPLTTLYSRNIGVAGGLSPARAYLPELLDDVLAGRIDPSPIFDTEVVLDDVARGYAAMADRKSIKVMVRP, translated from the coding sequence ATGCGAGCAGCTGTTGTCCACGCCACGGGTGACATCGAGATCGATGAGGTCGCCGACCCCGTTGTCCGCGAACCCACCGACGCGGTGGTCCGAGTGCACGCCAGCGGTATCTGCGGTACCGACCTGTGGCTGTACCGGGGTGACCAGCAGGTCGAGCCCGGCCGGCGGGCAGGACACGAATTCGTGGGCGAGATCATCGACGCAGGCCCGGAAGTACGCACCGTCGCCGTCGGCGATTTCGTGATCGCCCCGTTCCGGTGGAGCGACGGGACCTGCCCGTATTGCCTTGCCGGACTGCACAGTTCGTGCCCCAACGGGGGCGTGTGGGGCACCGGCGGGGTCGACGGCGGGCAGGGCGAGGCGGTGCGGGTGCCCTTCGCCGACGGGACGCTGGTACGGGTACCGCCGCCGGTGCACGACTCGATGCTGCCGAAGCTGCTTGCGTTGTCGGATGTGCTGGCCACCGGCCGCCACGCCGCCCGATGCGCGCGCGTGGAGCACGGGTCGGTGGCGGCGGTGATCGGTGACGGCGCGGTCGGGCTGTGCGCCGTGCTGGCAGCGAAATCGCTGGGGGCACAACAGGTCATCGCGCTGAGCCACCACACCGAACGAGCCGAGATAGCGAGCCGATTCGGTGCGACCGACATCGTGTCCGAGCGGGGTGAAGAGGCGGTGGCGCGGGTGCTGGAGTTGACCGGCGGGCTGGGCGCGAGCGCGGTACTCGAATGTGTCGGCGGAGCCCAGACCTGGCAAACCGCGATCGATATCGCCCGCGACGGCGCGACGATCGGCTATGTCGGCAAACCGGTCGGCATCGACGGGCTACCCCTCACCACCCTCTACAGCCGCAATATCGGCGTCGCGGGCGGTCTGTCCCCCGCGCGCGCCTATCTGCCGGAGCTGCTCGACGACGTCTTGGCAGGGCGCATCGATCCCTCGCCGATCTTCGACACCGAGGTAGTCCTCGACGATGTCGCCCGCGGCTATGCCGCGATGGCCGACCGCAAATCCATCAAGGTCATGGTCCGGCCATAG
- a CDS encoding radical SAM protein: protein MDGLFAVPDPDASGVDAFGAMTFHEQRAKSLLNPMSGGGEIAWTLNPYRGCAHACTYCFARRGHRHLGWDIGEDFSTQIVVKTNAAAVLRSELRRGRGTGGWVMVGTATDCYQRAEARYRLMPEILAALGDYRIDFTIATKSALLARDTDLFARAARHADVLVMVSLGSLDDRVRRAFEPAAAPPKLRLDLIRTLNRAGVPTGALLAPIIPHVGDHPAALNALVDACTEAGAVTVFPDVMRIDPALRPWFLQRAADTLPPRLYHRLAARYRHHRAMPTDYTTELARHVHARAAGHGLPTWKQYVHNLKPPTHAGEQLPLL from the coding sequence ATGGACGGACTGTTCGCTGTCCCTGATCCCGACGCCAGTGGTGTCGATGCGTTCGGCGCCATGACCTTCCACGAACAACGCGCCAAGTCGCTGCTCAACCCGATGTCCGGCGGGGGCGAGATCGCCTGGACGCTCAACCCATACCGGGGCTGCGCGCACGCCTGCACCTACTGCTTCGCTCGCCGCGGTCACCGTCACCTGGGCTGGGACATCGGCGAGGACTTCAGCACCCAGATCGTGGTGAAAACCAACGCCGCCGCCGTTTTGCGCAGCGAGTTGCGGCGCGGCCGCGGCACCGGCGGCTGGGTCATGGTCGGCACCGCCACCGACTGCTACCAGCGCGCCGAAGCCCGCTACCGGCTCATGCCCGAGATCCTCGCAGCGTTAGGCGACTATCGCATCGACTTCACCATCGCCACCAAAAGCGCCCTGCTCGCCCGTGACACCGACTTGTTCGCCCGCGCCGCCCGCCACGCCGACGTCCTGGTCATGGTGTCGCTCGGCAGCCTCGACGACCGCGTCCGCCGCGCCTTCGAACCCGCCGCCGCGCCCCCAAAGCTGCGGCTCGACCTCATCCGGACCCTTAACCGCGCCGGGGTGCCCACCGGCGCACTGCTCGCCCCAATCATCCCCCACGTCGGCGATCACCCCGCCGCCCTGAACGCACTCGTCGACGCCTGCACCGAGGCTGGCGCGGTCACCGTCTTCCCCGATGTCATGCGCATCGACCCGGCCCTGCGTCCCTGGTTCCTGCAGCGCGCCGCCGACACCCTGCCCCCACGGCTGTACCACCGCCTCGCCGCCCGCTACCGCCACCACCGGGCCATGCCCACCGACTACACCACCGAGCTGGCCCGCCATGTGCATGCCCGCGCCGCCGGACACGGACTCCCCACCTGGAAACAGTACGTCCACAACCTGAAACCGCCCACCCACGCGGGCGAACAGCTGCCGCTACTTTGA
- a CDS encoding alpha/beta fold hydrolase, which produces MATSVRIPGLVLTEHEFSVPLDHSRPDGPKITVFAREIADPDGLDRPFLLYLQGGPGHEAPRPSRGAPSWLPRALQEYRVLMLDQRGTGRSTPVGTLSGTPAEQAEYLTHFRADAIVRDAEFVRRQLSVEKWSVLGQSFGGFCTLAYLSHAPEALAEAFFTGGLPPIARHPDEVYTATFANLIERNRQYYLRYPGDRGRVEALLPMLDDGAVVLPDGSPLTARLFQQLGYVLGASGGEEALHYLLERDPKSSAFAHDVANSLPFTTRNPLYSVIHESSYSDGFPTRWSAERVLPDMFRTDRTLFTGEHVFPWLFDDFHGLRPMKETAELLAAHEWPRLYDADVLRECTVPAAAAIYANDMYVERKFSEETARLIPTLRPWITNEYEHNGLRASGDHVLGRLIDLVRGRV; this is translated from the coding sequence ATGGCAACCAGCGTGCGCATCCCCGGCCTGGTACTCACCGAGCACGAGTTCTCCGTCCCCCTCGACCATTCCCGCCCTGACGGCCCGAAGATCACCGTCTTCGCTCGGGAGATCGCCGATCCGGACGGGCTCGACCGGCCGTTTCTCCTCTACCTCCAAGGCGGGCCCGGGCACGAGGCGCCGCGGCCGTCGCGTGGGGCGCCGAGCTGGCTGCCGCGGGCGTTGCAGGAGTACCGAGTGCTGATGCTCGACCAGCGCGGCACCGGACGGTCCACGCCGGTCGGCACGTTGTCCGGCACTCCGGCCGAGCAGGCCGAATACCTCACCCACTTCCGCGCCGACGCGATAGTCCGCGACGCGGAGTTCGTGCGGCGGCAGCTGAGCGTCGAGAAGTGGAGCGTGCTCGGGCAGTCGTTCGGCGGGTTTTGCACGCTCGCCTACCTTTCCCACGCTCCCGAAGCCCTGGCCGAGGCCTTCTTCACCGGCGGGCTGCCGCCGATCGCGCGGCATCCCGACGAGGTCTACACCGCGACGTTCGCCAACCTGATCGAGCGCAACCGCCAGTACTACCTCCGCTATCCGGGCGATCGCGGCCGGGTCGAGGCGCTGCTGCCGATGCTCGACGACGGGGCCGTCGTCCTGCCCGACGGCAGTCCGCTCACCGCGCGGTTGTTCCAGCAGCTCGGGTACGTCCTCGGTGCCAGCGGCGGCGAGGAGGCGCTGCATTATCTGCTCGAACGCGACCCGAAGTCCTCCGCCTTCGCGCACGACGTCGCCAACTCGCTGCCGTTCACCACGCGCAATCCGCTGTACTCGGTGATCCACGAGTCGTCCTACTCCGACGGATTCCCCACCCGCTGGTCCGCCGAGCGCGTGCTGCCGGACATGTTCCGCACCGACCGGACACTGTTCACCGGAGAGCACGTGTTCCCCTGGCTCTTCGACGACTTCCACGGTCTCCGGCCGATGAAGGAGACCGCCGAGCTGCTCGCCGCACACGAGTGGCCGCGCCTGTATGACGCCGACGTGCTGCGCGAGTGCACGGTCCCGGCGGCGGCCGCGATCTACGCCAACGACATGTACGTCGAGCGGAAGTTCTCCGAGGAGACCGCGCGGTTGATCCCGACACTGCGGCCGTGGATCACCAACGAGTACGAGCACAACGGGCTGCGCGCGTCGGGCGATCACGTGCTCGGGCGGTTGATCGACCTCGTCCGCGGCCGGGTCTGA
- a CDS encoding aldehyde dehydrogenase family protein, translating to MTLLDSKIWTDRVFIDGWESAESSRPSVEPATGEHLASVGVPSPQAAARACALAARAQRQWAAASYQERAAVLRRAGELFDRHRDEIQTWLIRESGSAHAKASFEIDLVIQECFAAADLAGRALGEVLPSAEFPLNLTMRVPCGVVAVIAPFNAPLELAMRSVAPALALGNAVVLKPDRRTAICGGVSIARVFEKAGVPTGVLSVLTGDSSIGTIMREHPAVDVVSFTGSTAVGQHIGVRAAHTFKRAHLELGGNSAVLVLPDVDVEWAARTGAAGSFFHQGQICMATGRHLVHADIAADYIEQLVQIADSLRVGDPRDPAVDLGPIIDETQRDRIHAVVTDSVAAGAQLAAGGCYDGLFYRPTVLTGVSDSTPAYAQEIFGPVAPVRTFTDIELGLAMAADSQYGLSLGILTADPVAGLDLAARIPTGIVHINGQTIADDAIAPMGGMRQSGSGSRFGGTANLEAFTELRWITLASATTSAKVS from the coding sequence GTGACTCTGTTGGATTCGAAGATCTGGACCGATCGCGTCTTCATCGACGGCTGGGAGTCGGCCGAGTCGAGCCGTCCCTCGGTGGAGCCAGCGACCGGTGAGCACCTCGCCAGTGTCGGGGTTCCCAGTCCGCAGGCCGCCGCCCGAGCCTGCGCCCTCGCGGCCCGCGCCCAGCGGCAATGGGCAGCAGCGAGTTATCAGGAGCGCGCAGCAGTATTGCGTCGGGCGGGTGAGCTGTTCGACCGGCACCGTGACGAGATCCAGACCTGGCTGATCCGCGAATCGGGCAGTGCACACGCGAAGGCCAGTTTCGAGATCGACCTGGTCATCCAGGAGTGCTTCGCGGCCGCTGATCTGGCCGGACGGGCCCTCGGCGAAGTGCTGCCCAGCGCGGAATTCCCGTTGAACCTCACCATGCGGGTCCCATGCGGGGTAGTCGCGGTGATCGCGCCGTTCAACGCTCCGCTGGAGTTGGCGATGCGCTCGGTCGCCCCGGCACTCGCCCTGGGAAACGCGGTGGTCCTCAAGCCCGATCGCCGCACCGCGATCTGCGGCGGAGTGAGCATCGCACGGGTCTTCGAAAAGGCAGGGGTGCCCACCGGTGTGCTGTCGGTCCTGACCGGGGACTCCTCGATCGGCACGATCATGCGCGAGCATCCCGCGGTCGATGTCGTGTCGTTCACCGGATCTACCGCCGTTGGCCAGCATATCGGTGTGCGCGCCGCGCACACGTTCAAGCGAGCCCACCTCGAACTCGGCGGTAACTCCGCGGTGCTGGTGCTGCCCGATGTCGACGTGGAATGGGCAGCACGCACCGGCGCGGCTGGCTCGTTCTTCCACCAAGGCCAAATCTGCATGGCTACCGGCCGGCACCTGGTACACGCCGATATCGCCGCAGACTACATCGAACAGCTCGTGCAGATCGCCGACTCACTGCGCGTGGGCGATCCCCGCGACCCAGCAGTCGACCTCGGCCCCATCATCGACGAAACCCAGCGCGACCGCATCCACGCCGTGGTCACCGACAGCGTCGCCGCCGGCGCCCAACTCGCCGCCGGCGGCTGCTACGACGGGCTGTTCTACCGGCCCACCGTGCTCACCGGCGTCTCCGACTCGACTCCCGCCTACGCCCAGGAAATCTTCGGCCCGGTCGCACCGGTGCGCACCTTCACCGATATCGAGCTGGGCCTCGCCATGGCCGCGGACTCCCAATACGGTCTCTCACTGGGCATCTTGACCGCCGACCCGGTCGCCGGCCTGGATCTGGCGGCCCGGATCCCCACCGGAATCGTGCACATCAACGGCCAAACCATCGCCGACGACGCCATCGCCCCCATGGGCGGCATGCGCCAGTCGGGATCGGGCTCGCGTTTCGGCGGGACGGCCAACCTCGAGGCGTTCACCGAACTGCGCTGGATCACCCTGGCCTCGGCAACGACATCGGCAAAGGTGAGCTGA
- a CDS encoding helix-turn-helix domain-containing protein gives MEDWAGIRRLHRAEGMPIRAIARRMHVSKNTVKKALAAHEPPRYQRAAKGSAVDAFEPQIRALLSEFPDMPTTVIMERIGWQRGKTVFFERVQQLRPLFTPPDPASRTEYQAGELAQRDLWFPPADVPSGFGTRNRSRAWPLPQAKSYDGMGMGGSDGDRCGSGDRCLLHVAQRPSGTQAGGMDGSAR, from the coding sequence ATGGAGGACTGGGCGGGAATCCGCCGATTGCATCGGGCCGAAGGCATGCCGATCCGGGCCATCGCCCGGCGTATGCACGTCTCGAAGAACACCGTGAAGAAAGCCCTAGCTGCGCACGAACCCCCGAGATATCAACGGGCGGCGAAGGGCTCGGCGGTCGATGCGTTCGAACCGCAAATTCGGGCGCTGCTATCGGAGTTCCCGGACATGCCGACCACGGTGATCATGGAACGGATTGGCTGGCAGCGCGGCAAGACGGTGTTCTTCGAACGGGTGCAGCAGCTGCGGCCGTTGTTCACGCCGCCAGACCCGGCCTCGCGCACTGAGTATCAGGCCGGCGAGCTCGCCCAGCGCGACCTATGGTTCCCGCCAGCAGATGTCCCGTCGGGATTCGGCACTCGAAACCGTTCTCGCGCTTGGCCGTTGCCGCAGGCAAAATCATACGATGGCATGGGAATGGGTGGGTCCGACGGCGACCGGTGTGGCAGCGGTGACCGGTGTCTTCTTCACGTGGCTCAGCGGCCATCAGGGACGCAGGCAGGTGGAATGGATGGCTCGGCGCGGTGA
- a CDS encoding non-oxidative hydroxyarylic acid decarboxylases subunit C, with amino-acid sequence MPYDDLRAFLTALDDNGQLLRISDEVAAEPDLAAAANAQARLGDTAPALYFDRIHGFDAARVALGVHGSWANHALALGLPKDTPVRAQIDEFARRWDQFPVAPRWRDDPPWAQNTAEGDDVDLFGVLPLFRLNDGDGGFYIDKAAIVSRDPYDLDNFGKQNVGIYRLQVKGRNRLGIQPVPMHDIALQLAKAEEQGHDLPVAISLGNDPVTTFVAAIPLAYDQSEYELAGALRGAPAVLSRAPLTGFDVPWGSEVVLEGVIEARTREIEGPFGEFTGHYSGGRRMPVIRIDRVHYRTDPIFESLYLGMPWTELDYLIGPATCVPLYKQLSAEFPEIRAVNAMYTHGLLAIIATGKRYGGFAKDVGLRAITTPHGLGYLKIVVVVDEDVDPFNLPQVMWALSTKVNPAGDLINLPNLSVLELDPGSQPPGISNKLIIDATTPVPPDSRGHYHQPVRDLPETGEWITRLSALIADRRK; translated from the coding sequence ATGCCCTACGACGACCTACGGGCGTTTCTCACCGCCCTCGACGACAACGGTCAGTTGCTGCGCATCTCCGACGAGGTGGCCGCGGAACCTGACCTGGCCGCAGCCGCCAACGCTCAAGCACGCCTCGGCGACACCGCACCCGCCCTGTATTTCGACCGGATCCACGGATTCGACGCCGCCCGGGTGGCCCTGGGTGTGCACGGTTCCTGGGCCAACCACGCCCTGGCTCTCGGGCTGCCCAAAGACACCCCGGTACGAGCCCAAATCGACGAATTCGCCCGCCGCTGGGATCAATTCCCGGTCGCGCCGCGCTGGCGAGATGATCCACCGTGGGCACAGAACACCGCCGAAGGCGACGACGTCGACCTGTTCGGGGTGCTGCCGCTGTTCCGGCTCAATGATGGCGACGGTGGCTTCTACATCGACAAGGCGGCCATCGTCAGCCGCGACCCGTACGATCTCGACAACTTCGGCAAACAGAACGTCGGGATCTACCGGCTACAGGTCAAAGGCCGCAACCGGCTCGGCATCCAGCCGGTGCCGATGCACGACATCGCACTGCAACTGGCCAAGGCAGAAGAGCAAGGACACGACCTACCGGTCGCGATCAGTCTGGGCAACGACCCGGTCACCACCTTTGTCGCCGCCATCCCCCTGGCTTACGACCAGAGCGAATACGAGCTCGCCGGCGCCCTGCGCGGCGCGCCCGCGGTGCTCTCGCGCGCCCCACTCACCGGCTTCGACGTCCCGTGGGGCAGCGAAGTGGTGCTCGAAGGTGTCATCGAAGCACGGACCCGCGAAATCGAAGGCCCGTTCGGCGAATTCACCGGTCACTACTCCGGCGGACGACGCATGCCGGTCATCCGTATCGACCGCGTCCACTACCGCACCGACCCCATTTTCGAATCCCTCTACCTCGGCATGCCCTGGACCGAACTGGACTACCTCATCGGCCCAGCCACCTGCGTGCCGCTCTACAAACAACTCAGCGCCGAGTTCCCCGAGATCCGCGCGGTCAACGCCATGTACACCCACGGGCTGCTCGCGATCATCGCCACCGGCAAACGCTACGGCGGCTTCGCCAAGGACGTCGGTCTGCGCGCCATCACCACCCCCCACGGGCTCGGCTACCTGAAAATCGTCGTCGTCGTCGACGAAGACGTCGACCCGTTCAACCTGCCCCAGGTCATGTGGGCGCTCTCGACCAAAGTCAACCCCGCAGGTGACCTGATCAATCTGCCGAATCTCTCTGTCCTGGAACTGGATCCAGGATCACAACCGCCCGGCATCAGCAACAAACTGATCATCGACGCCACCACCCCGGTCCCACCCGACAGCCGCGGGCACTACCACCAACCGGTTCGTGACCTGCCCGAGACCGGCGAGTGGATCACCCGACTATCAGCTCTCATCGCCGACCGCAGGAAATGA
- a CDS encoding DEAD/DEAH box helicase family protein codes for MQPVHPDTAFRVVTSMRPAGDQPAAIATLAARIAAGERHSLLHGATGIGKTATLAWLAERVQLLMLIIAPNKLLARYLPKDAITDGAVDAARYQALESLLVRRDVIVVATVSAIYGMATPADYYDHALTLRTGTTTYSHQQLLDDLVAIVYRRDDTRLQRSGFRLRGDTIEVMPTWGGGSCRIESFGDEIEAMHHLEPDTGRLAEPTDKLMIFPTKRHIALAQRIPAALIQTIGRAARNIAGEMHLYADTTTPAMHAAITETDRRRARQLTHNQRHGITAHTVSASPTPPAAGTR; via the coding sequence ATGCAACCCGTCCACCCTGACACCGCCTTTCGTGTGGTCACGTCCATGCGCCCCGCCGGGGATCAACCAGCAGCTATCGCTACCCTGGCCGCCCGGATCGCCGCGGGAGAACGACATTCGCTGCTGCACGGCGCGACCGGCATCGGCAAGACCGCGACCCTGGCCTGGCTGGCCGAACGCGTGCAACTCCTTATGCTCATCATCGCCCCGAACAAGCTGCTCGCCCGCTACCTGCCCAAGGACGCCATCACCGACGGCGCGGTCGACGCCGCCCGCTACCAGGCGCTGGAATCGCTGCTGGTTCGGCGCGACGTCATCGTCGTCGCCACCGTCTCCGCCATCTACGGCATGGCCACACCGGCCGACTACTACGACCACGCCCTCACCCTGAGGACCGGCACCACGACCTACTCGCATCAACAACTGCTCGACGATCTGGTCGCGATCGTCTACCGCCGCGACGATACTCGGTTGCAGCGCAGCGGCTTCCGGCTGCGAGGAGACACCATCGAGGTCATGCCCACCTGGGGTGGCGGGAGTTGTCGCATCGAATCCTTCGGCGACGAGATCGAGGCCATGCACCACCTCGAACCAGACACCGGCCGCCTCGCCGAGCCGACCGACAAACTCATGATCTTCCCCACCAAGCGCCACATCGCCCTGGCGCAGCGCATCCCCGCCGCGCTGATCCAGACCATCGGCCGCGCCGCCCGCAATATCGCCGGGGAAATGCACCTCTACGCCGACACCACCACCCCGGCCATGCACGCTGCCATCACCGAGACCGACCGCCGCCGCGCACGTCAACTCACCCACAATCAGCGACACGGCATCACAGCACACACCGTGAGCGCATCGCCGACCCCACCCGCAGCCGGGACGCGGTGA
- a CDS encoding zinc ribbon domain-containing protein has translation MILYEYKCRRGHRFEHLAPPDTEMICSACGTPAHRLPGGGLVGHADPGPDRARAPASWRATGNGDRDTIRHWHQVMTRRQRLETQYPELAGDRRPVLAHEGPFAAQPLRMGDRAVPRDS, from the coding sequence ATGATTCTCTACGAATACAAATGCCGGCGCGGCCACCGTTTCGAACACCTGGCACCGCCGGACACCGAAATGATCTGCTCGGCGTGCGGGACACCAGCGCACCGCCTTCCCGGTGGGGGCCTGGTCGGTCACGCCGACCCCGGACCCGACCGGGCGCGGGCACCGGCCAGCTGGCGCGCGACCGGCAACGGTGATCGCGACACAATCCGCCATTGGCATCAAGTGATGACCCGGCGCCAACGGCTCGAGACGCAGTACCCGGAGCTGGCCGGCGACCGTCGACCGGTGCTCGCGCATGAGGGCCCCTTCGCGGCCCAGCCGCTCCGTATGGGTGATCGGGCAGTGCCGCGCGACTCGTAA
- a CDS encoding UbiX family flavin prenyltransferase, translating into MSARHTPARLVVGMSGATGAIIGVRLLERLREIPEVQTHLVISRWARSTIEWETSRTVREVSALADVSYSPDDQAAAISSGSFRTIGMIVAPCSMKTVAAIRSGYADGLLARAADVTLKERRKLVLVPRETPLNDIHLDNLLALSRMGVVIAPPMPAFYRRPETLDALVDHTVSRLLDQVELGETDNYEWQGFAQARTANGIGHVPTPHTHAAQAGEAL; encoded by the coding sequence ATGTCTGCTCGGCACACACCGGCCCGGCTCGTCGTCGGCATGTCCGGTGCGACCGGCGCGATCATCGGGGTGCGGCTACTCGAACGATTACGCGAGATCCCTGAGGTGCAAACCCATTTGGTGATCAGCCGATGGGCGCGTAGCACCATCGAATGGGAGACATCGAGGACGGTACGGGAGGTGTCGGCACTGGCAGATGTCAGTTACAGCCCTGATGACCAGGCCGCCGCCATCTCCTCGGGCTCGTTCCGCACCATCGGCATGATCGTGGCCCCGTGCAGCATGAAGACGGTAGCCGCCATCCGCAGCGGATACGCCGACGGGCTACTCGCCCGCGCGGCCGATGTCACGTTGAAAGAGCGACGCAAGCTGGTCCTCGTGCCCCGCGAGACCCCGCTCAACGACATCCACCTCGACAACCTGCTCGCACTGAGCCGGATGGGCGTGGTGATCGCCCCGCCGATGCCCGCGTTCTATCGCCGCCCAGAAACCCTCGATGCACTGGTGGATCACACCGTCTCACGCCTACTCGACCAGGTCGAGTTGGGCGAGACCGACAACTACGAATGGCAGGGCTTCGCACAAGCACGCACCGCCAACGGTATCGGGCACGTCCCGACGCCACACACGCACGCCGCACAGGCAGGAGAAGCGCTGTGA